The following proteins are encoded in a genomic region of Gossypium hirsutum isolate 1008001.06 chromosome D05, Gossypium_hirsutum_v2.1, whole genome shotgun sequence:
- the LOC107902900 gene encoding serine carboxypeptidase-like 44, producing the protein MEFRGVIFVSFLIFQLRVNSNAFPMNDLISKLPGQPDVNFRQFAGYIDVDENVVGRSLFYYFVEAEKDPLTQPLTVWLTGGPGCSSVGDAFGSVGPFIVTKDAHGLQTNFLSWSKVSNLLFIDSPIGSGWSYSNTSSDYNNGDDTTNKILLTFMQKWYEKYPVFKSKDLYLAGSSFAGHYVPNLANALLDDNKQSKQSKFNLKGLVLGNPMLRKKLDDIAKIDFFFSREMINSSLYNEIKKECNAIDENNYFSSIKTTWSAKCKNLVFEADLAAFKTDAHNYSPQKLFDVFRPPCAETEKDLNLEKQVPLVSTEVDMCHPLRVQFYFNLPEVQKAFHGNQTNLSYRWKGCFTANFKYNEADKDLDMLPALKNLLQLSVPITIFSGDQDGIIPIEGTLQHLEKLAEELNIKLTKKETWSLGTKEGGLKYEFGDLLKFLTVKGGNHHVTSSRPSQAFSIFSNFTIKAMH; encoded by the exons ATGGAATTTCGGGGAGTAATCTTTGttagttttcttatttttcaacTTCGAGTTAACTCTAATGCCTTTCCAATGAATGATTTGATAAGCAAATTGCCAGGACAACCAGATGTTAATTTCAGGCAATTTGCTGGATATATTGATGTGGATGAAAATGTCGTTGGTCGAAgtcttttttactattttgttgaAGCTGAAAAAGATCCCCTAACTCAACCCCTCACTGTTTGGTTAACTGGAG GACCAGGGTGTTCTTCAGTTGGAGATGCCTTTGGAAGTGTTGGTCCTTTTATTGTTACAAAAGATGCTCATGGTCTCCAAACAAATTTCTTATCTTGGAGCAAAG TGTCAAATCTATTGTTTATTGACTCCCCTATTGGATCTGGATGGTCATATTCAAACACAAGTAGTGATTATAATAACGGAGATGATACCACTA ATAAAATATTGCTTACATTTATGCAAAAATGGTATGAAAAATATCCGGTCTTCAAGTCGAAAGATCTATATCTAGCTGGATCAAGTTTTGCAG GACACTATGTACCAAATCTTGCTAATGCTTTACTCGACGACAACAAGCAATCCAAGCAGTCGAAATTTAACCTCAAAGGACTGGTT CTGGGAAACCCAATGCTTCGTAAAAAGCTAGACGATATTGCaaaaattgatttctttttctctcgagAGATGATAAATAGCTCGTTGTATAACGAAATCAAGAAAGAATgcaatgccattgatgaaaataaTTACTTTTCTAGCATCAAAACCACTTGGAGTGCAAAATGTAAAAACCTTGTGTTTGAGGCCGATTTGGCTGCTTTCAAGACCGATGCTCATAATTACTCCCCGCAGAAGCTATTTGATGTCTTTCGCCCTCCTTGTGCTGAAACTgagaaagatttgaacttagaAAAAcag gttcctttagttAGCACAGAAGTAGACATGTGCCATCCATTACGGGTGCAATTTTACTTTAATCTCCCAGAAGTTCAAAAAGCTTTCCATGGGAATCAAACAAACTTGTCATACAGATGGAAGGGTTGTTTCAC AGCTAATTTTAAATACAACGAAGCTGATAAGGACCTTGACATGCTTCCTGCGCTTAAAAATCTTCTTCAACTATCCGTTCCCATTACAATATTCAG TGGAGATCAAGATGGTATAATACCGATAGAGGGAACCTTACAACATTTGGAAAAGTTGGCCGAGGAGTTAAACATCAAGTTAACCAAAAAGGAAACATGGAGTCTTGGAACCAAG GAAGGAGGCTTGAAGTATGAATTTGGAGACTTACTAAAATTCTTGACGGTGAAGGGAGGTAATCATCATGTTACATCTTCTCGACCATCACAAGctttttctattttctcaaatttcacaATTAAAGCGATGCATTGA
- the LOC107902162 gene encoding serine carboxypeptidase-like 44, whose translation MEFRGVIFVSFLIFQLRVNSNAFPMNDLISKLPGQPDVNFRQFAGYIDVDENVVGRSLFYYFVEAEKDPLTQPVTVWLTGGPGCSSVGDAFGSVGPFIVTKDAHGLQTNFLSWSKVSNLLFIDSPIGSGWSYSNTSSDYNNGDDTTNKILLTFMQKWYEKYPVFKSKDLYLAGSSFAGHYVPNLANALLDDNKQSKQSKFNLKGLVLGNPMLRKKLDDIAKIDFFFSREMINSSLYNEIKKECNAIDENNYFSSIKTTWSAKCKNLVFEADLAAFKTDAHNYSPQKLFDVFRPPCAETEKDLNLGKQVPLVSTEVDMCHPLRVQFYFNLPEVQKAFHGNQTNLSYRWKGCFTANFKYNEADKDLDMLPALKNLLQLSVPITIFSGDQDGIIPIEGTLQHLEKLAEELNIKLTKKETWSLGTKEGGLKYEFGDLLKFLTVKGGNHHVTSSRPSQAFSIFSNFTIKAMH comes from the exons ATGGAATTTCGGGGAGTAATCTTTGttagttttcttatttttcaacTTCGAGTTAACTCTAATGCCTTTCCAATGAATGATTTGATAAGCAAATTGCCAGGACAACCAGATGTTAATTTCAGGCAATTTGCTGGATATATTGATGTGGATGAAAATGTCGTTGGTCGAAgtcttttttactattttgttgaAGCTGAAAAAGATCCCCTAACTCAACCCGTCACTGTTTGGTTAACTGGAG GACCAGGGTGTTCTTCAGTTGGAGATGCCTTTGGAAGTGTTGGTCCTTTTATTGTTACAAAAGATGCTCATGGTCTCCAAACAAATTTCTTATCTTGGAGCAAAG TGTCAAATCTATTGTTTATTGACTCCCCTATTGGATCTGGATGGTCATATTCAAACACAAGTAGTGATTATAATAACGGAGATGATACCACTA ATAAAATATTGCTTACATTTATGCAAAAATGGTATGAAAAATATCCGGTCTTCAAGTCGAAAGATCTATATCTAGCTGGATCAAGTTTTGCAG GACACTATGTACCAAATCTTGCTAATGCTTTACTCGACGACAACAAGCAATCCAAGCAGTCGAAATTTAACCTCAAAGGACTGGTT CTGGGAAACCCAATGCTTCGTAAAAAGCTAGACGATATTGCaaaaattgatttctttttctctcgagAGATGATAAATAGCTCGTTGTATAACGAAATCAAGAAAGAATgcaatgccattgatgaaaataaTTACTTTTCTAGCATCAAAACCACTTGGAGTGCAAAATGTAAAAACCTTGTGTTTGAGGCCGATTTGGCTGCTTTCAAGACCGATGCTCATAATTACTCCCCGCAGAAGCTATTTGATGTCTTTCGCCCTCCTTGTGCTGAAACTgagaaagatttgaacttaggAAAAcag GTTCCTTTAGTTAGCACAGAAGTAGACATGTGCCATCCATTACGGGTGCAATTTTACTTTAATCTCCCAGAAGTTCAAAAAGCTTTCCATGGGAATCAAACAAACTTGTCATACAGATGGAAGGGTTGTTTCAC AGCTAATTTTAAATACAACGAAGCTGATAAGGACCTTGACATGCTTCCTGCGCTTAAAAATCTTCTTCAACTATCCGTTCCCATTACAATATTCAG TGGAGATCAAGATGGTATAATACCGATAGAGGGAACCTTACAACATTTGGAAAAGTTGGCCGAGGAGTTAAACATCAAGTTAACCAAAAAGGAAACATGGAGTCTTGGAACCAAG GAAGGAGGCTTGAAGTATGAATTTGGAGACTTACTAAAATTCTTGACGGTGAAGGGAGGTAATCATCATGTTACATCTTCTCGACCATCACAAGctttttctattttctcaaatttcacaATTAAAGCGATGCATTGA
- the LOC107902164 gene encoding heavy metal-associated isoprenylated plant protein 47 has translation MKQKIVIKVSMHCSKCRTEALQVAAVAYGVNSVALHGPEKDKLMILGEGVDVACLTEALRKKLCHATIEIVEEVKEPSPPKPPAPPTPPPQIIYCQQPPQFECYRVVADPSPAPCTIM, from the exons ATGAAG CAAAAGATAGTTATTAAAGTTTCAATGCATTGCAGCAAATGCCGAACAGAAGCTTTACAGGTTGCTGCTGTTGCATATG GGGTTAATTCGGTGGCCTTACATGGACCGGAAAAGGACAAGCTAATGATATTAGGTGAAGGGGTAGATGTAGCATGCTTGACTGAGGCATTGAGGAAGAAGCTTTGCCATGCAACCATTGAAATAGTTGAAGAAGTAAAAGAACCATCACCACCCAAACCACCAGCTCCACCGACACCGCCTCCTCAAATTATATACTGTCAACAACCGCCACAGTTTGAATGTTACAGAGTGGTTGCTGATCCTTCTCCTGCTCCTTGTACTATTATGTGA
- the LOC121217318 gene encoding serine carboxypeptidase-like 44 has product MEFRGVIFVSFLIFQLGVNSNAFPVNDLISKLPGQPDVNFRQFAGYIDVDDNVVGRSLFYYFVEAEKDPLTQPLTVWLTGGPGCSSVGDAFGSVGPFIVTKDAHGLQTNFISWNKVSNLLFIDSPIGSGWSYSNIISDYSNGDDSTSKIIVYILHY; this is encoded by the exons ATGGAATTTCGGGGAGTAATCTTTGttagttttcttatttttcaacTTGGAGTCAACTCCAATGCCTTCCCAGTGAATGATTTGATAAGCAAATTGCCAGGACAACCAGATGTTAATTTCAGACAATTTGCTGGATATATTGATGTGGATGATAATGTCGTTGGTCGAAgtcttttttactattttgttgaAGCTGAAAAAGATCCCCTAACTCAACCCCTCACTGTTTGGTTAACTGGAG GACCAGGGTGTTCTTCAGTTGGAGATGCCTTTGGAAGTGTTGGTCCTTTTATTGTTACGAAAGATGCTCATGGTCTCCAAACAAATTTCATATCTTGGAACAAAG TGTCAAATCTATTGTTTATCGACTCCCCTATTGGATCTGGATGGTCATATTCAAACATAATTAGTGATTATAGTAACGGAGATGATAGCACTAGTAAGATCATAGTATATATTcttcattattaa
- the LOC107902901 gene encoding serine carboxypeptidase-like 42, whose protein sequence is MQKWYEKYPVFKSKDLYLAGSSFAGHFVPNLANALLDDNKQSKQSKFNLKGLVLGNPMLRKKLDDLAKIDFFFSRKMINSSLYNEIKKECNAIDENNYFSSIKTTWSAKCKNLVFEADLAAFKTDAHNYSPQKLFDVFRPPCAETEQDLNLGKQVPIVSTEVDMCHPLRVQFYFNLPEVQKAFHGNQTNLSYRWKGCFTANFKYNEADKDLDMLPALKNLLQLSVPITIFSGDQDGIIPIEGTLQHLEKLAEELNIKLTKKETWSFGTKEGGLKYEFGDLLKFLTVKGGNHHVTSSRPLQAFSIFTSFTIKWMH, encoded by the exons ATGCAAAAATGGTATGAAAAATATCCAGTCTTCAAGTCGAAAGATCTATATCTAGCTGGATCAAGTTTTGCAG GACACTTCGTACCAAATCTTGCTAATGCTTTACTCGACGACAACAAGCAATCCAAGCAGTCGAAATTTAACCTCAAAGGATTGGTT CTGGGAAACCCAATGCTTCGTAAAAAGCTAGACGATCTTGCaaaaattgatttctttttctctcggaAGATGATAAACAGCTCGTTGTATAACGAAATCAAGAAAGAATgcaatgccattgatgaaaataaTTACTTTTCTAGCATCAAAACCACTTGGAGCGCAAAATGCAAAAACCTTGTGTTTGAGGCCGATTTGGCTGCTTTCAAGACCGATGCTCATAACTACTCCCCACAGAAGCTATTTGATGTCTTTCGCCCTCCTTGTGCTGAAACTGAGCAAGATTTGAACTTAGGAAAAcag GTTCCTATAGTTAGCACAGAAGTAGACATGTGCCATCCATTAAGGGTGCAATTTTACTTTAATCTCCCAGAAGTTCAAAAAGCTTTCCATGGGAATCAAACAAACTTGTCATATAGATGGAAGGGTTGTTTCAC AGCTAATTTTAAATACAACGAAGCTGATAAGGACCTTGACATGCTTCCTGCGCTTAAAAATCTTCTTCAACTATCCGTTCCCATTACAATATTCAG TGGAGATCAAGACGGTATAATACCGATAGAGGGAACCTTACAACATTTGGAAAAGTTGGCCGAGGAGTTAAACATCAAGTTAACAAAAAAGGAAACATGGAGTTTTGGAACCAAG GAAGGAGGGTTGAAGTATGAATTTGGAGACTTACTAAAATTCTTGACGGTGAAGGGAGGTAATCATCATGTTACATCTTCTCGACCATTGCAAGCTTTTTCTATTTTCACAAGTTTCACAATTAAATGGATGCATTGA
- the LOC121217319 gene encoding serine carboxypeptidase-like 44, protein MNDLISKLPGQPDVNFKQFAGYIDVDENVVGRSLFYYFVEAEKDPLTQPFTVWLTGGPGCSSVGDAFGSVGPFIVTRDAHVSNLLFIDSPIGSGWSYSNTSSDYNNGDDSTNKILLAFMQKWYEKYPVFKSKDLYLAGSSFAGHFVPNLANALLNDNKQSKQSKFNLKGLVLGNPMLRKKLDDLAKIDFFFSRKIINNSFYNEIKKECNAIDENNYFSSIKTTWSAKCKNLVFEADLAAFKTDAHNFSPQKLFDVFHPPCAETEQDLNLGKQVPIVSTEVDMYHPLRVQFYFNLPEVQKAFHGNQTNLSYRWKGYFT, encoded by the exons ATGAATGATTTGATAAGCAAATTGCCAGGACAACCAGATGTTAATTTCAAACAATTTGCTGGATATATTGATGTGGATGAAAATGTCGTTGGTCGAAgtcttttttactattttgttgaAGCTGAAAAAGATCCCCTAACTCAACCCTTCACTGTTTGGTTAACTGGAG GACCAGGGTGTTCTTCAGTTGGAGATGCCTTTGGAAGTGTTGGTCCTTTTATTGTTACGAGAGATGCTCATG TGTCAAATCTATTGTTTATCGACTCCCCTATTGGATCTGGATGGTCATATTCAAACACAAGTAGTGATTATAATAACGGAGATGATAGCACTA ATAAAATATTGCTTGCATTTATGCAAAAATGGTATGAAAAATATCCAGTCTTCAAGTCGAAAGATCTATATCTAGCTGGATCAAGTTTTGCAG GACACTTCGTACCAAATCTTGCTAATGCTTTACTCAACGACAACAAGCAATCCAAGCAGTCGAAATTTAACCTCAAAGGATTGGTT CTGGGAAACCCAATGCTTCGTAAAAAGCTAGACGATCTTGCaaaaattgatttctttttctctcggaAGATAATAAACAACTCGTTTTATAACGAAATCAAGAAAGAATgcaatgccattgatgaaaataaTTACTTTTCTAGCATCAAAACCACTTGGAGCGCAAAATGCAAAAACCTTGTGTTTGAGGCCGATTTGGCTGCTTTCAAGACCGATGCTCATAACTTCTCCCCACAGAAGCTATTTGATGTCTTTCACCCTCCTTGTGCTGAAACGGAGCAAGATTTGAACTTAGGAAAAcag GTTCCTATAGTTAGCACAGAAGTAGACATGTACCATCCATTAAGGGTGCAATTTTACTTTAATCTCCCAGAAGTTCAAAAAGCTTTCCATGGGAATCAAACAAACTTGTCATATAGATGGAAGGGTTATTTCACGTAA